One Glandiceps talaboti chromosome 2, keGlaTala1.1, whole genome shotgun sequence genomic region harbors:
- the LOC144444673 gene encoding bromo adjacent homology domain-containing 1 protein-like: MYMVYKRGEKKNDAPKVMRTCYQSIKRKGEVIQVRDCVLLKSGPRKTDLPYVAKVSALWLDPEEGEIMASLLWYYRPEHIEGGRRPHHHEAELFACKHKDYNSVATIEDKCYVLTLAEYNRHCRKVKMVQEGVNPGIPLVPSCEEEYPRTDRIPSPYVDKDLIYFCRHVYDYRQKRILKNPS, from the exons ATGTACATGGTATATAAGAGAGGAGAAAAGAAA AACGATGCTCCGAAGGTAATGAGGACATGTTATCAGTCTATTAAGAGAAAAGGGGAAGTCATTCAAGTACGAGATTGCGTTCTACTCAAGTCTGGCCCAAGGAAGACGGATTTGCCGTATGTGGCCAAGGTATCTGCTCTATGGTTAGACCCAGAGGAAG GGGAAATCATGGCCAGTTTATTATGGTATTACAGACCTGAGCACATAGAAGGTGGAAGACGCCCACATCACCATGAG GCTGAGTTATTTGCCTGCAAACACAAAGATTATAACAGTGTTGCTACAATCGAAGACAAATGCTATGTCCTGACATTAGCTGAATATAACAG ACACTGTAGAAAGGTAAAGATGGTACAAGAAGGAGTTAATCCTGGCATACCACTAGTCCCATCGTGTGAAGAAGAATACCCACGAACAGATAGAATACCATCACCCTATGTTGACAAAGACCTCATCTATTTTTGTCGGCATGTCTACGATTACAGACAGAAAAGAATTTTGAAGAACCCTTCCTAA